The following are encoded together in the Pseudomonas sp. IB20 genome:
- a CDS encoding pyridoxal phosphate-dependent aminotransferase, producing the protein MQVSKSNKLANVCYDIRGPVLKHAKRLEEEGHRILKLNIGNPAPFGFEAPDEILQDVIRNLPTAQGYSDSKGLFSARKAVMQYYQQKQVEGVGIEDIYLGNGVSELIVMSMQALLNNGDEVLVPAPDYPLWTAAVTLAGGHPVHYLCDEGADWFPDLADIKAKITPNTKALVIINPNNPTGAVYSKEVLLGMLELARQHNLVVFSDEIYDKILYDDAVHICTGSLAPDLLCLTFNGLSKSYRVAGFRSGWIAISGPKHNAQSYIEGIDMLANMRLCANVPSQHAIQTALGGYQSINDLVLPQGRLLEQRNRTWELLNAIPGVSCVKPMGALYAFPRIDPKVCPILNDEKFVLDLLLSEKLLVVQGTAFNWPWPDHFRVVTLPRVDDLDMAIGRIGNFLKSYRQ; encoded by the coding sequence ATGCAGGTCAGCAAATCGAACAAGCTCGCCAACGTCTGCTACGACATTCGCGGCCCAGTGCTCAAGCACGCCAAACGCCTGGAAGAGGAAGGCCATCGCATCCTCAAGCTGAACATTGGCAACCCGGCGCCCTTTGGTTTCGAAGCGCCGGACGAAATCCTCCAGGATGTGATCCGCAACCTGCCGACCGCCCAGGGCTACAGCGACTCCAAAGGCCTGTTCAGCGCGCGTAAAGCCGTGATGCAGTACTACCAGCAAAAGCAGGTGGAAGGTGTCGGCATCGAAGACATCTACCTGGGCAATGGCGTGTCCGAGCTGATCGTGATGTCCATGCAGGCCTTGCTCAACAACGGCGACGAGGTGCTGGTGCCGGCGCCCGACTACCCGCTATGGACCGCCGCAGTGACCCTGGCCGGCGGCCACCCGGTGCACTACCTGTGCGATGAAGGTGCCGACTGGTTCCCGGACCTGGCCGACATCAAGGCCAAGATCACCCCGAACACCAAGGCCCTGGTGATCATCAACCCGAACAACCCAACCGGCGCTGTGTACTCCAAGGAAGTGCTGCTGGGCATGCTTGAACTGGCACGCCAGCACAACCTGGTGGTGTTCTCCGACGAGATCTACGACAAGATCCTCTACGATGACGCCGTGCACATCTGCACCGGCTCCCTGGCGCCGGACCTGCTGTGCCTGACCTTCAATGGCTTGTCCAAGTCCTACCGCGTGGCGGGTTTCCGCTCCGGCTGGATCGCCATCTCGGGCCCCAAGCACAACGCCCAGAGCTACATCGAAGGCATCGACATGCTGGCCAACATGCGCCTGTGTGCCAACGTGCCGAGCCAGCACGCGATCCAGACTGCGCTTGGCGGCTACCAGAGCATCAACGACCTGGTATTGCCCCAGGGCCGCCTGCTGGAACAGCGCAACCGCACCTGGGAGTTGCTCAACGCGATTCCGGGTGTCAGCTGCGTGAAACCCATGGGCGCACTGTATGCGTTCCCACGGATCGACCCGAAAGTCTGCCCGATCCTCAACGACGAGAAGTTCGTGCTCGACCTGCTGCTGTCGGAAAAGCTGCTGGTGGTGCAGGGAACGGCGTTCAACTGGCCGTGGCCGGATCACTTCCGTGTGGTGACGTTGCCGCGCGTGGATGACCTGGACATGGCCATTGGTCGCATCGGCAACTTCCTCAAGTCCTATCGCCAGTAA
- the msrB gene encoding peptide-methionine (R)-S-oxide reductase MsrB, whose protein sequence is MEKLQKTVDEWKAMLDPEQYNVCRLKGTERPFSGKYNGTKTDGIYHCICCNEPLFDSKTKFDSGCGWPSFYAPIAGSAMIEIRDVSHGMIRTEVTCGKCDAHLGHVFPDGPPPTGLRYCINSVCLDLVPR, encoded by the coding sequence ATGGAAAAGTTGCAGAAAACCGTTGATGAATGGAAGGCGATGCTCGATCCAGAGCAGTACAACGTGTGCCGTCTCAAGGGCACCGAGCGACCTTTCAGCGGTAAGTACAATGGCACCAAGACAGATGGCATATACCACTGCATTTGCTGCAATGAGCCACTGTTCGACTCCAAGACCAAATTCGATTCCGGCTGCGGCTGGCCGAGCTTCTACGCGCCCATTGCCGGCAGCGCGATGATCGAGATCCGCGACGTCAGCCACGGCATGATCCGCACCGAAGTCACCTGCGGCAAGTGCGATGCGCACCTGGGTCACGTGTTCCCGGACGGCCCGCCGCCGACGGGCCTGCGTTACTGCATCAACTCGGTGTGCCTGGACCTCGTCCCGCGCTAG
- a CDS encoding glutathione peroxidase translates to MSDNLLSIPCTTLKGEQKTLADFAGKAILVVNTASKCGFTPQYKGLEHLWQQYKDQGLVVLGFPCNQFGKQEPGNEGAISEFCELNFGVSFPLFKKIDVNGSEAHPLFVQLKKQAPGLLGSKGIKWNFTKFLIGRDGQVVKRFAPTTKPQDLTQEIEALLK, encoded by the coding sequence ATGAGCGACAACCTGCTGAGCATCCCGTGCACCACCCTCAAGGGTGAGCAAAAGACCTTAGCCGATTTCGCCGGCAAGGCCATTTTGGTGGTCAACACCGCCAGCAAATGTGGCTTCACCCCGCAATACAAAGGTCTTGAACACCTCTGGCAGCAGTACAAGGACCAGGGCCTGGTGGTGCTGGGTTTTCCCTGCAACCAGTTCGGTAAGCAGGAGCCGGGTAACGAAGGCGCGATTTCCGAGTTCTGCGAGTTGAATTTCGGCGTCAGCTTCCCGCTGTTCAAAAAGATCGACGTCAACGGCAGCGAGGCCCACCCGTTGTTCGTGCAGCTTAAAAAACAAGCGCCTGGGTTGCTGGGTTCCAAAGGTATCAAGTGGAATTTCACCAAGTTCCTGATCGGCCGCGATGGCCAGGTGGTCAAGCGTTTTGCCCCGACCACCAAGCCCCAGGACCTGACCCAAGAGATTGAAGCCCTGCTCAAATGA
- a CDS encoding MarR family winged helix-turn-helix transcriptional regulator — MIDAPTVSLALDDQLCFKLYAVSRAVTRAYKPMLEQLGLTYPQYVVMLVLWEWHDATPPQPTVKALGERLMLDSGTLTPLLKRLEQLAWVRRQRSARDEREVHLSLTPAGVQLRDQTHGLKTRLLCDSGIDLNQADALRDGLDQLLAQIKGLSSAAPTDPAKP; from the coding sequence ATGATCGACGCCCCCACTGTGTCCCTGGCCTTGGACGATCAGCTGTGTTTCAAGCTTTACGCCGTATCGCGGGCGGTGACACGCGCCTACAAACCGATGCTCGAACAGTTGGGCCTGACTTACCCGCAATACGTGGTGATGCTGGTGTTGTGGGAATGGCACGACGCAACCCCGCCGCAGCCTACGGTCAAGGCGTTGGGGGAGCGGCTGATGCTCGATTCGGGCACGCTGACGCCGCTGCTCAAGCGCCTTGAACAGCTTGCCTGGGTGCGGCGCCAACGCAGCGCGCGCGATGAGCGGGAAGTGCACTTGAGCTTGACCCCGGCTGGCGTGCAATTGCGCGACCAAACCCATGGCCTCAAGACCCGGCTGTTGTGCGACAGCGGCATCGACCTGAACCAGGCCGATGCCTTGCGCGATGGCCTCGATCAGTTGCTGGCGCAGATCAAAGGCTTGTCGTCTGCGGCACCCACAGATCCAGCAAAGCCTTGA
- a CDS encoding hybrid sensor histidine kinase/response regulator, with protein MDIKFAHRLSYKQAQLTVLVGFVLGTLLSLIQIGIDYASEDASINREIRSLIEISHNPASRIAYNIDAELAQELTLGLLHSPAIIRAQLVDNNGVVLADVDRPRKESTYRPISDFLFGANRQFEDRLFLKHMPNDSLGVLRLDVDTYAFGSRFLHRAEITLLNGFARSLLLTGILLGLFYVMLTQPLVRVIRALSTRKQAHLDCPPGHENDEIGVLVSVANQQFENMETEIQQRRHAEDRLTEYLGQLEDIVSARTLELKASNQRLSQSNDELEAAKLTALGMAQARAAFLANMSHEIRTPLNGLLGMIALSLDSTLNAEQRQQLSIAHDSGKVLVELLNDILDLSKFDAGQLELEHIPFDLGSLVEDTANLLSQNAAPSVELTCLIDPLFPAQVIGDPTRVRQIVSNLLSNALKFTRFGRVDVRLSAHDGRVKVEVCDTGIGIALEAQVKIFQPFTQAGAGITRQFGGTGLGLALTHNLCDAMKGRLSISSEVGFGSQFCADLPLPTHLPAARQAPLAGEVIVITSAGSGLTELLTTLLPHWGLAPRVYSQDDDLSGQNPDLLITDCPECLFRLRPAISAPILLVTSYGNFMPSEEVAALAPLQQQARPLSRNALYQILQRNLRSDAQLILDTLQMEAAPFAHRACILLVEDNPVNQLVAKGMLSKLGCEVIVAAHGGEALKLLEEQRFDMVLMDCNMPVMDGYEASRQIRRSGRWPDLPIVALTANALPEERERCRAAGMSDYLAKPFRREELKALLDLWVPQTTSL; from the coding sequence ATGGATATCAAGTTCGCCCACCGCTTGTCTTATAAACAAGCTCAATTGACTGTGCTGGTCGGTTTCGTCTTGGGAACCTTGCTCAGTCTGATCCAAATCGGCATTGATTATGCCAGCGAAGACGCATCCATCAACCGTGAAATACGCTCACTGATCGAAATCAGCCATAACCCTGCCTCACGTATTGCCTACAACATCGACGCCGAACTTGCCCAGGAATTGACCCTGGGCCTGCTGCACTCCCCGGCGATCATCCGTGCACAACTGGTCGACAACAATGGCGTGGTGCTGGCCGATGTCGATCGCCCGCGCAAGGAAAGCACCTACCGGCCGATCAGCGACTTTCTATTCGGCGCCAACCGTCAGTTCGAAGACCGGTTGTTCCTCAAACATATGCCCAACGATTCCCTCGGTGTGCTGCGCCTGGACGTCGACACCTACGCCTTTGGCAGCCGTTTCCTGCACCGTGCCGAGATCACCCTGCTCAACGGCTTTGCCCGCAGCCTGCTGCTGACCGGCATCCTGCTAGGCCTGTTCTACGTGATGCTGACCCAACCGCTGGTGCGCGTTATCCGGGCACTGAGCACCCGCAAGCAGGCCCATCTGGATTGTCCGCCGGGGCACGAGAACGATGAAATCGGCGTGCTGGTCAGCGTCGCCAACCAGCAGTTCGAAAACATGGAGACCGAGATCCAGCAACGCCGCCACGCCGAAGACCGCCTCACCGAATACTTGGGCCAACTGGAAGACATCGTCTCTGCGCGCACCCTAGAACTCAAGGCCAGCAACCAACGCTTGAGCCAATCCAACGATGAACTGGAGGCGGCAAAATTGACCGCCTTGGGCATGGCCCAGGCGCGAGCTGCGTTCTTGGCCAATATGAGCCACGAGATTCGCACGCCGCTCAATGGCTTGCTGGGGATGATCGCGCTGTCACTGGACAGCACGCTGAACGCCGAACAGCGCCAGCAGCTGTCCATCGCTCACGATTCGGGCAAGGTGTTGGTGGAGTTGCTCAACGACATCCTCGATCTGTCGAAATTCGACGCCGGCCAGTTGGAACTCGAGCACATTCCCTTCGACCTCGGCTCGCTGGTAGAAGACACCGCCAACCTGCTGTCGCAGAACGCCGCGCCGAGTGTCGAGTTGACCTGCCTGATCGACCCGCTCTTTCCCGCCCAGGTGATTGGCGACCCGACACGGGTACGCCAGATCGTCAGCAACCTGCTCTCCAATGCCTTGAAGTTCACCCGCTTTGGCCGCGTGGATGTACGCCTCAGCGCCCACGATGGCCGGGTGAAAGTCGAAGTGTGTGACACCGGCATCGGCATTGCCCTGGAAGCGCAGGTCAAGATATTCCAACCGTTCACCCAGGCGGGCGCGGGTATCACTCGCCAGTTTGGCGGCACGGGACTGGGGCTGGCGCTGACGCACAACCTGTGTGACGCAATGAAAGGCCGCTTGAGCATCAGCTCGGAAGTCGGCTTTGGCAGCCAGTTCTGTGCCGATCTGCCGCTGCCCACGCATTTGCCCGCAGCGCGGCAGGCGCCGCTGGCCGGTGAAGTGATTGTCATCACCAGCGCCGGCAGCGGCCTGACGGAATTGCTCACCACCTTGCTGCCCCATTGGGGGCTGGCCCCGCGTGTCTATTCCCAAGACGATGACTTGAGTGGGCAAAATCCCGACCTGCTGATCACCGATTGCCCGGAGTGCCTGTTCCGCCTGCGCCCGGCGATCAGCGCGCCGATTCTTCTGGTCACCTCGTATGGCAACTTCATGCCCAGCGAAGAAGTCGCGGCCCTGGCGCCATTGCAGCAACAGGCGCGCCCGCTGAGTCGCAACGCGCTGTACCAGATCCTGCAACGCAACTTGCGCAGCGACGCGCAACTGATCCTCGACACCCTCCAGATGGAAGCCGCGCCCTTCGCACACCGGGCGTGCATCCTGCTGGTGGAGGACAACCCGGTCAATCAGCTAGTGGCCAAGGGCATGCTCAGCAAGCTGGGGTGCGAGGTGATTGTGGCGGCCCATGGTGGCGAAGCGCTCAAGCTCCTCGAGGAACAGCGCTTCGACATGGTGTTGATGGACTGCAATATGCCGGTGATGGACGGCTATGAGGCCAGCCGGCAGATTCGTCGCAGCGGGCGCTGGCCGGACCTGCCTATCGTCGCGTTGACCGCCAACGCCTTGCCGGAGGAGCGCGAGCGTTGCCGGGCCGCCGGAATGAGTGATTACCTGGCCAAGCCGTTTCGCCGCGAAGAACTCAAGGCTTTGCTGGATCTGTGGGTGCCGCAGACGACAAGCCTTTGA
- a CDS encoding ATP-binding protein, translating to MDSRLNAFLERADAVLARLEPLLPAPRHAIDWNHCLAARWQREGRSGFLLPLEVSLDMRLSDLIGVDKQREQLARNTQQFLDGLPANHALLWGSRGTGKSSMVRALLAQHAKAGLRLIEIERDHLADLPRVVEQLLKLPQRFILFCDDLSFEAGEGDYRVLKSVLDGSLEQAPENVLLYATSNRRHLVPENQSDNDNWKRVDGELHPSEAVEDKIALSDRFGLWLSFYPFSQEHFLKVVEHWIGELASKSGLQWQRDEALDILAVRWATGRGNRNGRCAYQFARYWVGLKLLERQP from the coding sequence GTGGATTCTCGATTGAATGCCTTTCTTGAGCGGGCCGATGCAGTACTTGCTCGCTTGGAACCGCTGTTACCTGCACCACGCCACGCCATCGACTGGAACCATTGCCTCGCCGCCCGTTGGCAGCGCGAAGGCCGCAGCGGCTTTTTGCTGCCGCTGGAAGTCAGCCTGGACATGCGTCTGTCCGACCTTATTGGCGTAGACAAGCAACGCGAGCAATTGGCTCGCAACACCCAACAATTTCTCGATGGCCTGCCCGCCAACCATGCGCTGCTGTGGGGCTCACGCGGTACCGGCAAATCGTCGATGGTACGCGCACTGCTTGCCCAGCACGCCAAGGCCGGCTTGCGCTTGATTGAAATCGAGCGTGATCACTTGGCTGACCTGCCGCGGGTGGTCGAGCAACTGCTCAAGCTGCCGCAGCGGTTCATCCTGTTCTGTGATGACCTGTCTTTCGAGGCCGGGGAAGGCGATTACCGCGTGCTCAAGAGCGTGCTGGACGGCTCGCTGGAGCAGGCGCCGGAAAACGTGTTGCTGTATGCCACCTCCAACCGTCGTCACCTGGTGCCGGAAAACCAGAGCGACAACGACAACTGGAAGCGAGTGGATGGCGAGTTGCACCCCAGTGAGGCGGTGGAAGACAAGATCGCCTTGTCCGACCGTTTTGGCCTGTGGCTGTCGTTTTACCCATTTAGCCAGGAACATTTCCTGAAGGTGGTCGAGCACTGGATCGGCGAACTGGCGAGCAAGTCGGGTTTGCAATGGCAGCGCGATGAAGCTCTCGACATTCTTGCCGTGCGTTGGGCCACCGGGCGTGGCAACCGCAACGGCCGTTGCGCGTATCAATTCGCCCGTTACTGGGTGGGTCTCAAGTTGTTGGAGCGTCAACCATGA
- a CDS encoding GAF domain-containing protein: MIDLQQAGTGLDGYAMLCAQLESLLADERDFIANSAQFSAFLFNQLDDLNWAGFYLNRNEELVLGPFQGQIACVRIPFGRGVCGAAAASRQTQRVEDVHAFPGHIACDSASNSELVVPLVKDGVLIGVLDLDSPSLARFSLQDQAGIEQLAAIFLRLTDC; the protein is encoded by the coding sequence ATGATCGATTTACAACAGGCCGGCACCGGCCTGGACGGCTATGCCATGTTGTGCGCGCAGTTGGAGTCGCTGCTGGCCGATGAGCGCGATTTCATTGCCAACAGTGCGCAGTTTTCTGCGTTTCTGTTCAACCAGCTGGACGACCTGAACTGGGCGGGCTTCTACCTCAATCGTAATGAAGAGCTGGTGCTTGGCCCGTTCCAGGGCCAGATCGCCTGTGTGCGCATTCCGTTCGGGCGTGGGGTGTGCGGGGCTGCAGCGGCATCGCGGCAAACCCAGCGGGTGGAAGATGTTCACGCATTCCCCGGGCATATCGCCTGTGACAGCGCGTCTAACAGCGAGCTGGTGGTGCCGCTGGTCAAGGACGGCGTGTTGATCGGCGTGCTGGACCTGGACAGCCCGTCGCTGGCCCGTTTCAGCCTTCAGGACCAGGCGGGTATCGAGCAGTTGGCGGCAATTTTCCTGCGTTTGACCGACTGCTGA